One window of Dermacentor albipictus isolate Rhodes 1998 colony chromosome 9, USDA_Dalb.pri_finalv2, whole genome shotgun sequence genomic DNA carries:
- the LOC135906542 gene encoding endothelin-converting enzyme 1-like, with the protein MDEKPHNFLESRNVSTLWKDPENEASKRKKRAKQRRQRPRKDKSNSPSQLSTLAGVSTTSSAAVTPVYQGSPVRHATPKTARAISSVAARDDLDRDAAPTAASGRRQHAGSEREQPRKTRPPDSRSTSSRDTGDAAASTSRSEEQAQTAEAPSRPSSTTVAAGTSSIQANRRLWGSGLLKALPLARASDAFSSGVVSPPATSELFTLWPAGRSVEAARPTATEGAAKSIAQPSAVKEETDDGTALPGAGSRPSQIPGPPCEPTSIGSAVSAPKPVEHTDEPSRSPDGPSSKASARAGATPRGSVLGGLLLSQHSPKGPTSGHASEATAARPEGALHVAGGSHKPLSNLTDGLRDTVQVQEPVDTLAPGDRNPWVRAAVISAGLSLFCVALVIIMVQLRDRQTPGDAGDPLCQTEDCERHALLLGEVTSAVIDPCDDFSEYVCSAWSPHGMQTLRYTSAMDAAIYGWMRGLNETLHDGSAKIPVGRKAMLMYDVCMGDDSQYGNSTSEFLLFLNETGLIWPFAPVPKVDALTLFVSLAFDYDASFWFSVAISDSPGSSGEWRVVLSPSFYLPFLMVHHRNIIESGAYAVTWTKILRSFAGGASPNLDEAEINETGVMGAEILRQLYAASADPSPESALFAVSEFGNYTPAISPARWLNALQLVLPVRPTMATEVFVTHVGYMIAIDDLFGKHENQQLVRHLSWLFMKMYIPAAAPEFFIGVYGSAERSKIYRPLFCGYNVELPYRLLVSVMCYVSSAHSNHRPLIDATFDSLVLAATEKLMNCFWLDTRSKMLAVQKIKAVQKRLWPEDVVFEPGFLDDVYKDFPENEEPTFGSYWIASRKSVRGAKKSKLYRSLSPKLISSAEPYLTYDAILNRVLVTMGAVSRPIYYGNGTRGMLYGGIGFLMTLQLVKSLDRNGLRWHPNGSAVNSFLAEEASREFAVRDSCRVRDANASVFPEIPAVEVAYAALQRALKQDGRRFRIAKNLTEERVFFTTLCFMTCPRRYTPSPYRVDCNKALQNFPEFSRAFQCPAGSKMNPAKKCMFFDAAPPHPYD; encoded by the exons ATGGATGAAAAACCGCACAATTTTCTCGAGTCGAG GAATGTCTCGACTCTCTGGAAGGACCCCGAGAACGAAGCCTCGAAGAGAAAGAAACGGGCCAAGCAGCGACGCCAGCGACCGCGAAAGGACAAAAGCAACTCGCCTAGCCAGCTGTCTACGCTTGCCGGGGTCTCGACAACGTCCTCCGCCGCGGTGACTCCGGTTTACCAGGGGTCACCGGTACGACACGCGACGCCGAAGACTGCCCGCGCGATATCGTCCGTCGCAGCGAGGGACGACTTGGACCGCGACGCAGCGCCTACAGCTGCTTCCGGGCGCCGACAGCACGCCGGGAGCGAAAGAGAACAGCCGAGAAAAACGAGGCCCCCCGACAGTCGGAGCACGTCATCACGGGACACAGGCGACGCTGCAGCGTCGACATCAAGGTCTGAGGAGCAGGCCCAGACGGCAGAGGCGCCGAGTCGCCCGTCGTCAACAACTGTCGCAGCTGGGACATCATCCATTCAAGCCAACAGGAGACTCTGGGGCAGTGGTTTGCTCAAGGCGCTTCCCCTCGCCAGAGCTAGCGATGCCTTCTCGAGCGGTGTCGTGTCGCCTCCCGCTACGAGCGAACTCTTCACGCTGTGGCCCGCGGGGCGGTCGGTGGAGGCAGCCCGACCAACCGCCACCGAAGGTGCTGCCAAGAGCATCGCTCAGCCGAGCGCAGTCAAGGAGGAAACCGACGACGGCACGGCGTTGCCAGGCGCAGGAAGCCGGCCATCGCAGATTCCCGGGCCACCGTGCGAGCCAACCAGCATCGGAAGCGCCGTCTCGGCACCCAAGCCTGTCGAACACACCGACGAGCCTTCTCGATCACCGGATGGGCCAAGCTCGAAGGCGTCAGCAAGAGCTGGGGCTACACCCAGGGGCTCAGTACTGGGCGGCCTGCTGCTATCGCAGCACTCGCCGAAGGGTCCGACTTCTGGCCATGCATCGGAGGCTACGGCGGCGAGGCCAGAGGGCGCCCTCCATGTAGCCGGAGGAAGCCACAAGCCATTGTCGAACCTGACTGACGGCCTGCGCGACACC GTGCAAGTTCAGGAACCCGTCGACACCTTGGCCCCGGGTGACAGGAATCCGTGGGTGCGGGCCGCGGTCATCAGCGCCGGGCTGTCTCTCTTTTGCGTGGCGCTGGTCATAATCATGGTGCAACTGCGGGATCGCCAAACGCCCGGCGACGCCGGCGACCCCCTGTGCCAGACGGAGGACTGCGAGCGTCACGCCCTCCTCCTCGGCGAAGTCACCTCCGCGGTCATCGATCCGTGCGACGACTTCAGCGAGTACGTCTGCTCGGCCTGGTCGCCTCACGGGATGCAGACCCTCCGTTACACGAGCGCCATGGACGCCGCCATCTACGGCTGGATGCGGGGCCTGAACGAGACGCTCCATGACGGGTCCGCCAAGATCCCCGTTGGCAGGAAGGCGATGCTCATGTACGACGTCTGCATGGGCGACGACTCGCAGTACGGCAACAGCACGAGCGAGTTCCTGCTCTTTCTCAACGAAACCGGGCTCATCTGGCCGTTCGCCCCGGTGCCCAAGGTGGACGCCCTGACACTATTCGTCTCGCTAGCCTTCGACTACGACGCCTCTTTCTGGTTCTCGGTCGCCATCTCCGACTCGCCGGGCTCTTCCGGCGAATGGCGCGTCGTTCTGTCGCCCAGCTTCTACCTGCCCTTCCTCATGGTGCACCATAGAAACATAATCGAAAGCGGCGCGTACGCGGTGACCTGGACGAAGATCCTCCGTTCCTTTGCGGGCGGAGCATCGCCCAACTTGGACGAGGCGGAAATCAACGAGACCGGCGTCATGGGGGCTGAAATCCTGCGGCAGCTTTACGCCGCGTCGGCCGATCCGTCGCCCGAGTCTGCACTCTTCGCAGTCAGTGAATTCGGGAACTATACGCCCGCCATCTCGCCCGCACGCTGGCTGAACGCGTTGCAGCTAGTCCTGCCAGTGCGTCCGACAATGGCGACCGAAGTGTTCGTAACGCACGTAGGGTACATGATCGCCATCGACGATCTGTTTGGCAAGCACGAGAACCAACAGCTAGTACGACACCTCTCGTGGCTATTCATGAAGATGTACATTCCTGCCGCCGCTCCCGAGTTCTTTATCGGCGTGTACGGGAGCGCTGAAAGGTCCAAGATATACCGACCCCTGTTCTGCGGCTACAATGTCGAATTGCCGTACCGCCTGCTCGTGTCGGTGATGTGCTACGTCTCCAGTGCGCACAGCAACCATAGGCCCTTGATCGACGCGACCTTCGACAGCCTAGTCCTGGCGGCCACGGAAAAGCTCATGAACTGCTTTTGGCTGGACACACGTAGCAAAATGCTGGCCGTGCAAAAAATCAAGGCCGTCCAGAAGCGCCTGTGGCCCGAAGACGTTGTGTTCGAACCGGGATTCCTGGACGACGTCTACAAGGACTTTCCCGAGAACGAAGAGCCGACCTTCGGTTCCTACTGGATCGCGTCGCGCAAGAGCGTCCGCGGAGCGAAGAAATCGAAGCTCTACCGCAGCTTGTCCCCTAAGCTCATCAGCTCCGCGGAGCCGTACCTGACGTACGACGCCATCCTAAACCGCGTGCTCGTAACCATGGGCGCTGTCTCCAGGCCGATTTACTACGGGAACGGCACGAGAGGCATGCTGTACGGAGGCATCGGATTCCTAATGACGCTGCAGCTCGTCAAGTCGCTGGACAGAAACGGCTTGCGGTGGCACCCGAACGGCAGCGCCGTGAACTCTTTCCTCGCGGAGGAAGCGAGCAGGGAATTCGCAGTCCGCGACTCCTGTCGCGTTCGAGATGCGAACGCGAGCGTGTTCCCGGAGATACCGGCCGTGGAAGTCGCTTACGCGGCCTTGCAGCGGGCGCTCAAGCAGGACGGGCGGCGGTTCCGAATCGCCAAGAACCTCACCGAGGAGAGGGTGTTCTTCACGACGCTTTGCTTCATGACCTGTCCGCGAAGGTACACCCCTAGCCCTTATAGGGTGGACTGCAACAAGGCCCTGCAGAATTTTCCCGAGTTTTCGCGAGCCTTCCAGTGCCCCGCGGGTTCCAAGATGAACCCGGCTAAGAAGTGTATGTTCTTTGACGCGGCGCCGCCGCATCCTTACGACTGA